Proteins from one Coregonus clupeaformis isolate EN_2021a chromosome 25, ASM2061545v1, whole genome shotgun sequence genomic window:
- the LOC121539298 gene encoding neuroglobin-1, protein MEKLTEKDKELIRVSWESLGKNKVPHGVIMFSRLFELEPALLNLFHYNTNCGTPEDCLSSPEFLDHVTKVMLVIDAAVSHLDNLHTLEDFLLNLGKKHQAVGVNTQSFVVVGESLLYMLQCSLGQGYTAPLRQAWLNMYTIVVAAMSRGWAKNGEHKTD, encoded by the exons CAAGGAGCTGATCCGAGTCAGCTGGGAGAGTCTTGGCAAGAACAAAGTTCCACACGGAGTCATCATGTTCTCCAG ACTGTTTGAACTAGAGCCTGCACTCCTCAATCTATTCCACTACAACACAAACTGTGGCACCCCAGAAGACTGCCTCTCCAGCCCTGAGTTCCTGGACCATGTCACAAAG GTAATGCTGGTGATTGATGCAGCAGTCAGTCACCTGGACAACCTCCATACCTTGGAGGATTTTCTGCTCAACCTGGGGAAGAAGCACCAGGCAGTCGGGGTTAACACCCAGTCCTTCGTT GTGGTGGGGGAGTCCCTTCTCTACATGTTGCAGTGTAGTCTGGGTCAGGGGTACACAGCCCCGCTGCGTCAGGCCTGGCTCAACATGTACACCATCGTAGTGGCAGCCATGAGCAGAGGGTGGGCCAAGAATGGGGAACACAAGACTGACTGA